From the Streptomyces sp. Sge12 genome, the window CCCGGGGACGTCCGCCCTGACGGCGAGCGCGAGGACCGTGACGTACTCGGCGGCCCGGAACAGCGGCGGGATCAGCCAGTCCAGGGCGCCCTTGAGGGGCGCGGCGACGGCGAGGCCCGCCGTCATGGCGTAGATCACCGCGACCGCGATCAGCCGCGGGTCGCCGAACGGCAGGAACACCGCGCCCGCGATCATCACCAGCGTGCCGAGGGCCGCCACGTACACGGAGCCGAAGGATCCGGCGCGGCCGCGCAGCAGGCGGGCCTGGACCTCGGCGAGCGGGCCGGAGTCGGCCAGGTCGGCCAGGGCCCGGGCCGCCCGGTCGGTGCGGGTGGCCCTGCGGGTCAGGGAGCGCAGGACCCGCCCGGCGGTGGTGTAGAGCGCGCCGAAGGCGCAGCCGATCAGCAGGGCGTAGAAGACGATCCGCGGGGTGGTGAAGGCGGTCAGGACCGCGATCATCGCCCAGCGCTCACCGATCGGAAGGATGATCATCCGGCGGAGCCATACGGTCCAGCCGACGCTGTCGAGCCGGTCGGAGAGGGCGGCCGTGGGGCTCGTGTTGGCGGTGGCGTCGTGGTTGGCCTCGTTGAAGGAGAAGTCCACGACGTGCCGGCAGGTCATGAGGATCATGGAGCCGACCGCCAGGGCCCAGACGTCGTCGCCGTTCCTGGCCGCGCCGAGCGCGAGGCCCGCGTAGAAGGAGTACTCCTTCGCGCGGTCGAAGGTGGCGTCGAGCCAGGCGCCCATGGTCGAGTACTGGAGCGAGTAGCGGGCGAGCTGCCCGTCGGTGCAGTCCAGCACGAAGGAGACGAGCAGCAGCACGCCGGCCGCCACATAGCCCCAGCGTTCGCCGGTCGCCGCGCAGCCGGCCGCGATCAGCGCGGTGATCAGCGAGGCGGTGGTGACCTGGTTCGGGGTCAGGCCGCGGCGCGCGCACCAGCGGGCGATGTAGCGCGAGTACGGGCTGATGCAGAAGGTGGTGAAGAAGCCGTCGCGGGACTTCACGGCGGTCCGCAGGCGTACGGCCTCGTCGTCGACGGCGGCGACGGCGGCGGTCGCGGCCTCCCGCTCCGCCGGGCCCGCGGGGACGGCGGCGACGAGCGTGCCCAGCTCGGGGCGCTGCACGGTGGTGCCGGCGGCCTCGACCGCGGCGGCGAGCCGGTCCGGGTACGGGCCGGCGGCGGCGGGTTCGGCGGCGGGTTCGGCGCC encodes:
- a CDS encoding DUF5941 domain-containing protein, giving the protein MHALRLALTDPRFDACAVTGALGVQAGAREALEKAAALAAAEPVGAEPAAEPAAAGPYPDRLAAAVEAAGTTVQRPELGTLVAAVPAGPAEREAATAAVAAVDDEAVRLRTAVKSRDGFFTTFCISPYSRYIARWCARRGLTPNQVTTASLITALIAAGCAATGERWGYVAAGVLLLVSFVLDCTDGQLARYSLQYSTMGAWLDATFDRAKEYSFYAGLALGAARNGDDVWALAVGSMILMTCRHVVDFSFNEANHDATANTSPTAALSDRLDSVGWTVWLRRMIILPIGERWAMIAVLTAFTTPRIVFYALLIGCAFGALYTTAGRVLRSLTRRATRTDRAARALADLADSGPLAEVQARLLRGRAGSFGSVYVAALGTLVMIAGAVFLPFGDPRLIAVAVIYAMTAGLAVAAPLKGALDWLIPPLFRAAEYVTVLALAVRADVPGALPAAFGLIAAVAYHHYDTVYRIRGGTGAPPHWLVRTIGGHEGRVLLITVLAAVLVSREADFPVALTALAVFVALVVLVESIRFWVSSGAPAVHDEGEPA